TTGCCATAACTGAAGGAGATGTAAATGATTCCTCTCTTTTTGAAGATTTTATAGAGTATATACCCGCTGGCTCTACAATTTATGGAGATAAAGCATATTTTTCAAGAAAGAATTATAATATTGCTGAAAAGAAGGGAATAATATTTCATTCCCCTCCTAAGAAAAATGCTTTAGCTAAATGTAGGGGAAGTAAAGAATTTGCAGAAGAAGTTAAATTGTATAAGGAGTTAGGATATGAAAAATGGGCAGAAGCTACTGGTTATAAAGAAAGATTTAACAAAGAATATGTTTTTTCGAGATTAAAAACAATATTTGGAAAGCTTAAGAGCAATTACTCTTACAGGAGTTGCTATTACTCTTATGAATATGATTACTTTGTGCAATAAAGTAAT
This portion of the Thermoplasmatales archaeon genome encodes:
- a CDS encoding transposase; this encodes AITEGDVNDSSLFEDFIEYIPAGSTIYGDKAYFSRKNYNIAEKKGIIFHSPPKKNALAKCRGSKEFAEEVKLYKELGYEKWAEATGYKERFNKEYVFSRLKTIFGKLKSNYSYRSCYYSYEYDYFVQ